A window of Pirellula sp. SH-Sr6A contains these coding sequences:
- a CDS encoding DUF1080 domain-containing protein encodes MARKMGALIAGAAMLSSSMAWAEDVQLFNGKDFSNWHGRSTIDPKVYATKPDAEKMKWNKEIDTHWKIDGNEIVNDGKGAYLTTNDDYADFDFEFEYKIVANCDSGIYLRGIPQVQIWDPTSEASKVHGAEKGSGGLWNNPAGWPGKDPVVRADKPAGQWNKMKIRLIGERCTVWLNDQTVVQHARLHNYFAKGEPLPKSGPIQLQTHGAEIRFRNLKLTTHDADAANKLLVQDEVAAMENAKFESLFNGKDLTGWAGAKDNYTVVDGAIQCLKGKGGVLHSEKVYSDYVFRVDFKLPPAGNNGLAMRYPTKEERAEKYKNNADGAYIGMCELQVLDDGHANYKSIDPRQAHGSAYGMVAAKRGYLRPTGQWNHQTVRVAGSKVTVELNGTTILDTDLSQVSEFMANTPHPGKDRTSGHVGFAGHSDEVQFKNVEILPLK; translated from the coding sequence ATGGCCCGCAAAATGGGTGCGCTGATTGCCGGCGCAGCAATGCTTTCCTCTTCGATGGCTTGGGCTGAAGACGTCCAGCTCTTCAACGGAAAGGACTTCAGCAATTGGCATGGCCGGTCGACGATCGATCCGAAGGTATACGCCACCAAGCCCGACGCGGAGAAGATGAAGTGGAACAAGGAGATCGATACCCACTGGAAAATCGATGGGAACGAAATCGTCAATGATGGAAAGGGTGCATACCTCACGACCAACGACGACTACGCAGACTTCGACTTCGAATTCGAGTACAAGATTGTCGCCAACTGCGATTCCGGCATTTACTTGAGGGGGATTCCTCAAGTTCAGATTTGGGACCCCACCTCGGAAGCCAGCAAGGTGCATGGTGCCGAAAAAGGAAGCGGAGGATTGTGGAATAACCCTGCGGGATGGCCTGGCAAAGATCCCGTCGTTCGCGCTGACAAGCCTGCTGGTCAGTGGAACAAGATGAAGATTCGTCTCATCGGTGAACGATGCACGGTGTGGTTAAACGATCAGACCGTAGTCCAACATGCTCGGCTCCATAACTACTTTGCCAAGGGAGAGCCTTTGCCCAAGTCGGGACCGATTCAGCTTCAGACCCACGGCGCGGAGATTCGCTTCCGAAATCTGAAGCTCACCACTCACGACGCCGATGCGGCTAACAAGCTTCTGGTTCAGGACGAAGTGGCTGCGATGGAGAATGCCAAGTTCGAGAGCTTGTTCAACGGCAAGGATCTTACCGGATGGGCCGGTGCGAAGGACAATTACACGGTCGTCGATGGGGCGATCCAATGCTTGAAGGGCAAAGGTGGTGTGCTCCATTCGGAGAAGGTCTACAGCGATTACGTCTTCCGAGTCGATTTCAAACTGCCACCCGCCGGAAACAACGGTTTGGCCATGCGATACCCGACCAAGGAAGAGCGCGCTGAAAAGTACAAGAACAACGCGGACGGCGCGTACATCGGCATGTGTGAATTGCAAGTTCTCGATGATGGCCACGCCAACTACAAGTCAATCGATCCTCGCCAAGCCCACGGAAGCGCCTATGGAATGGTCGCGGCAAAACGCGGTTACTTGCGACCTACCGGCCAGTGGAACCACCAAACGGTTCGCGTCGCGGGATCCAAGGTGACGGTCGAGTTGAACGGCACGACGATCTTGGACACGGATTTGAGCCAAGTCTCCGAGTTCATGGCCAACACCCCTCACCCAGGCAAGGACCGCACCAGTGGTCACGTTGGATTCGCGGGGCACTCGGATGAAGTTCAATTCAAGAATGTGGAAATCCTCCCCTTGAAGTAG